CAGCGTCGGATAATGTCGAATTGCGCCCCCACTATCCTTCCCACCACTCCCTGTATGTTGCAGTTGTCCCTTGTAGTCCCACGGCGGATCTGCATAGATAATGCTATACTTTTTATTCGGAAAGGGAGTGTACACTGGTGCCATCAATTGTCTCAAACGATACCTTATCGTGCTTCAACACTCAGCCCTTCTTGCGGAATGTCGTTGTTTGCAACAAGCATATCGCGATCAAAAATGAAATCACTGCGGGAACTTCCAAGACTTTCACCCTCTTTTTGACGTTCACGGAAGTACTGCGGAAGCGTTAAGCCTGTCATCCGAATCGCGTCCTCAGGGCAAGCCTCAACACAATATCCACAAAAGATGCAACGGAGCATATTGATTTCAAAGACATCGGGATACTTCTCGCGCTGATAACCTTCCTTGGTCGTCCAACCTTCGGGGGCGGGTGCTGCTTGGATAGTAATACAGTCGGCAGGGCAAGCGGTCGCGCACAAAAAACAGGCGACACACTTAATTTCATCCTTCTCGGTCGTCGTTAGTTTGTGAATGCCGCGATAGCGTTCATTGCGTTCATCCACACTCCTCGGATCTTCAGGATATTGGTAGGTTAATTTCTTCTTAGGGATATGTTTTAACGTCGTAAACATCCCCTTAATCAACGCTGGGATATAGAGTCTATCCCAAAAAGACATCTCTTCGCTAACTTTCATAAATCTTCAGCTTCCTTTCCGTATTTTAAGGAATTATGAGTTGTGCGTATCCTATTATATAGATATATGCTATCACAAAAGGCACCGTGAAAAGCATATCTAAAAAACAGTTATGTGGTAAGACCCGCTACTGTGTAATTCGGTGCTTCTTCAGTGATATCAATATCGTGCGGATGGCTTTCGCGGTATCCACTGCTTGACATCCGGACAAATTGGCTATCGCTACGCAACGCTTCAATATCTGGGGTTCCACAATACCCCATAGCGGAACGAATACCACCGACCAATTGATAGACGAAATTACTCAGTTTTCCTTTGTGCGGAACACGCCCTTCAATCCCACGAGGTACAAGTTTAGAAATGTCCTCCGAACTTTCTTCTGGGGCACGGGTCATCCGTTTCCGCAGCGCTCCTAATGACCCCATTCCGCGATGCATCTTATAGGTTCTACCCTGATAGATAACTGTATCGCCCGGGCTCTCATCCGTTCCGGCGAGTAAACTGCCAATCATAACGGAACTTGCGCCTGCTCCAATAGCTTTCGCGATGTCTCCAGAGTAACGAATCCCCCCATCGGCAATAATCGGCACCCCTGCTTTATCAGCTTCCTGCGCACAGTCGTAAATTGCCGTAATTTGGGGGATACTCACTCCTGCAACTACACGGGTTGTACAAATAGAGCCAGGACCAACACCTACCTTGACTGCATCTGCACCAGCATCGATGAGACTTCGTGTGCCTTCAGGTGTCACAACATTCCCAGAAACAAGTTCGACACTCGGGAAATGCGACTTAATGTATTCTGTCGAACGGATTACATTTTTGGAATGCCCGTGTGCCGTATCCAACACGAGCACATCTACACCAGTCTCGACTAACCGATCAATATCTTCCAGAGGCGTTGTCGGTACAACAGCAGCACCGACCCGTAACCGGCCCGCATCGTCTTTACAGGCTTGTGGAAACATCTGGATCTTATCAATATCCTTGATAGTAATCAAACCACAGAGTTTAAGATCCTCATCTACAATGGGTAGTTTTTCCTTTCGAGATCTGTGAAGTATCTCCTTCGCTTTATCAAGCGTAATACCGGGTGCTGCGGTAATCAATTTATCGCCGGGAGTCATCCGAGCAGTTACTGGTAGCGAAAGATTATCTTCATACTTCAGATCACGATTGGTAATGAGTCCAACGAGGCACCCATCTTCAGTAACAATAGGGACTCCGCCAATACGATAACGCGCCGTTACTTCAAGGGCATCACGAATCGTCTTATCCTGTGTTAGCGTAATTGGTGCGGTAATCATTCCACTTTCCGAACGTTTTACCCGATCAACTTCAGACACCTGTTCATCAATAGTGCAGTTATAATGAATTATCCCGATGCCTCCCTCGCGTGCAATCGCAATAGCAAGGGCAGATTCAGTGACAGTATCCATAGGTGCACTACAGATAGGAATGTTTAACCGAAGATTTTGCGTTAATTGCGTACTCGTATCCACTTGATCCGGCAACACATCCGATTCAGATGGAATCAGTAAAACATCGTCAAAAGTTAGCCCTTCTTTTGTAAACTTTTGGGGGAAGACATCGGAGATTTTGGTCTCCATCGGAATTGTCTCCTTCATTGCGAGCAGAACGGATAAGATAGTCTCAGAAACGGCACCTAAGAGCAGCGTTGAGAGGCTTTTACGTTGTCCATTTACGCGAAAAAAAGCGTTGCCTTACACTTCTCGTATATTATAGCACTTTTTGCTTTTCACGTCAAGAAATTTGTTGGATCTAATAGGAAGAGGGTTTAGGGTTACTTTTAGATTTAAACTCTTAAATGAGACATAGGTCTTCCATAACCGATTTTGTAAAACAGAGAAACCATTTTCCTATGTTTAATTATACACGAAAACGAAAATTATATCAATCATTTTTTCCCTAAAAATCCGCACCTGTGATATAATATATTCACTTACTTGTAACCGCTTGGACTCTTCAATATAGGCTTGCTAAGCCACGTCCCAGCAGTATCTATCGGATTCAAAGGAGCTAGAAATGGGTAATTTAAATGTTGGAATCGTCGGACTCGGTTGGGTAGCCGGTGCCCACATCGAGACTTTCAAAAACGTCACAGGGGCAGATGTTACAGCTATCTGTTCACGCCGGGAACATGACGAATCTGTATTAGCAGAAACATACGGGACCCCGCTGAAAGCCTATACGGATTTTGATAAAATGCTCGCAGATCCGGACGTACATATTATTGATATTTGCACACCACATCCATTTCATGCCGAACAAGCTATCGCTGCTGCGCAGGCGGGAAAACATCTTATCATAGAAAAGCCGATTTGCCTTACATACGCAGATGCGAAAGCCATCCGTGATGCCGTCAAAAGTGCAGGCGTCAACGTTTGTGTCTGTTTTGAGTGCCGATATAGCGCGCATTTCACAATGATCCGTTCTGTTATCGATAACGGTCTACTCGGTGATCTTCACTACGCAGAAGTCGATTATTACCACGGCATTGGACCTTGGTACGGGCAATACGAATGGAACATCAAAAAAGATTTTGGGGGCAGCACTTTACTGACAGCCGGATGTCATGCTCTTGACGCGCTTCTCTTCTTTATGGATGGAACAGTGGAAGAGGTAACCAGTTATCATACACAATCTACTGGTGCAGCTTTCCAACCCTACGAATATAAGACAACAAGCGTCAGTCTTCTCAAGTTTGAAGGGGACGGAAAGATTGGAAAAGTCACCTCCTGTGTCGATTGCTTACAACCCTACTACTTCCACATCCACCTCGTCGGCAGTGAAGGAAGTTTGCTTGATAACCGCATCTACTCAGCAAAACTCAAAGGGATGGATAAGAGTAAGTGGAGTACACTTGAAACGTCACTCATCGACTCAGGAGATGTCAGCGACCATCCATACGAACCACAATTCCAAGCATTTGTAGATAGCATCGGGAAAAACGAACCGATGCCGTTGACTGATTTCGACACGGCATTTGAGTCACATCGGGTTGTTTTCGCTGCAGATATGTCCGCAGAAGCGGGGGGCAGATCCGTCAAGCTGAGCGAACTTGCTTAAATTACCAACGCATTGCTGCCTCGCGATAGAGTTGAATCTGGTCCATATTGCGAGGCACTGCAATTTGGATAGACTTCCGTTTCCCGTTTATATCTCTGAGGACAATCGGTGCGCGGAGCATATTTGTCATTGTCACAATGCCAGAGCGATAGAAGACCCACATGCGCTGTTCAGTGTAAGGGTTAAGGACATACTCCGAAGTGTGTTCAGCAGGATGTCCACCTACGTCAACAAAAAGATCGTGCGTCGGATACGTAAGTTCAACAGTTGTATCGTGTCCCTGCAAAAGCAATTTTTCAGGCGGGGGTTTGGGTGAATAACCGCTCAGCTTACACCTCCGAATCCGAATGGGCGCGCTCGATTTGTTCGTCAGATGTAAAGACACAATGATGGCAAGACGATGGTTGTCGTCCCGGTTGATAAACCATGTATCTTCAGGGATAACCTCTACCGTCAAACCCGGAATTTGTTTTTTCTTAT
This region of Candidatus Poribacteria bacterium genomic DNA includes:
- the guaB gene encoding IMP dehydrogenase: METKISDVFPQKFTKEGLTFDDVLLIPSESDVLPDQVDTSTQLTQNLRLNIPICSAPMDTVTESALAIAIAREGGIGIIHYNCTIDEQVSEVDRVKRSESGMITAPITLTQDKTIRDALEVTARYRIGGVPIVTEDGCLVGLITNRDLKYEDNLSLPVTARMTPGDKLITAAPGITLDKAKEILHRSRKEKLPIVDEDLKLCGLITIKDIDKIQMFPQACKDDAGRLRVGAAVVPTTPLEDIDRLVETGVDVLVLDTAHGHSKNVIRSTEYIKSHFPSVELVSGNVVTPEGTRSLIDAGADAVKVGVGPGSICTTRVVAGVSIPQITAIYDCAQEADKAGVPIIADGGIRYSGDIAKAIGAGASSVMIGSLLAGTDESPGDTVIYQGRTYKMHRGMGSLGALRKRMTRAPEESSEDISKLVPRGIEGRVPHKGKLSNFVYQLVGGIRSAMGYCGTPDIEALRSDSQFVRMSSSGYRESHPHDIDITEEAPNYTVAGLTT
- a CDS encoding NADH-quinone oxidoreductase subunit I — its product is MKVSEEMSFWDRLYIPALIKGMFTTLKHIPKKKLTYQYPEDPRSVDERNERYRGIHKLTTTEKDEIKCVACFLCATACPADCITIQAAPAPEGWTTKEGYQREKYPDVFEINMLRCIFCGYCVEACPEDAIRMTGLTLPQYFRERQKEGESLGSSRSDFIFDRDMLVANNDIPQEGLSVEAR
- a CDS encoding Gfo/Idh/MocA family oxidoreductase, whose protein sequence is MGNLNVGIVGLGWVAGAHIETFKNVTGADVTAICSRREHDESVLAETYGTPLKAYTDFDKMLADPDVHIIDICTPHPFHAEQAIAAAQAGKHLIIEKPICLTYADAKAIRDAVKSAGVNVCVCFECRYSAHFTMIRSVIDNGLLGDLHYAEVDYYHGIGPWYGQYEWNIKKDFGGSTLLTAGCHALDALLFFMDGTVEEVTSYHTQSTGAAFQPYEYKTTSVSLLKFEGDGKIGKVTSCVDCLQPYYFHIHLVGSEGSLLDNRIYSAKLKGMDKSKWSTLETSLIDSGDVSDHPYEPQFQAFVDSIGKNEPMPLTDFDTAFESHRVVFAADMSAEAGGRSVKLSELA